In Candidatus Neomarinimicrobiota bacterium, a single genomic region encodes these proteins:
- a CDS encoding MBL fold metallo-hydrolase has product MGKFIILPMTIACVLILTGFVKESYEEDIIKTSAGDLKITFIGHGTLMFTFGGKTIHIDPVSREADYTKMPQADLILVTHEHGDHLDPEAIKLIRTGNTKIVLTQKCAEEIEGGIVMQNGDTTSIDGITIEAVPAYNLVHKRDDDSPFHPKGVGNGYVITFGDKRVYVGGDTENTPEMKALQQINIAFLPMNLPYTMTPEMVADAAKAFKPKILYPYHFGNTDTSQILELLKDEKNIEVRIRQMQ; this is encoded by the coding sequence ATGGGAAAGTTTATAATCCTCCCAATGACTATTGCCTGTGTCTTGATACTGACAGGATTCGTGAAAGAGAGCTACGAAGAGGACATCATCAAAACCTCCGCCGGTGACCTTAAGATCACCTTCATCGGGCATGGGACCTTGATGTTCACCTTCGGCGGCAAGACCATCCATATCGACCCGGTATCCCGCGAAGCCGATTACACAAAAATGCCTCAGGCCGACTTAATCCTGGTCACGCACGAACATGGCGATCATCTCGACCCGGAAGCTATAAAACTGATCCGTACCGGGAATACCAAAATTGTGTTGACCCAGAAATGCGCCGAAGAAATCGAAGGCGGCATCGTAATGCAGAATGGCGATACCACGTCTATTGACGGGATTACGATTGAAGCTGTTCCGGCCTACAACCTCGTTCATAAGCGGGATGACGACAGCCCTTTTCACCCCAAAGGAGTGGGGAATGGCTATGTAATCACCTTTGGCGATAAGCGCGTCTATGTGGGCGGCGATACCGAAAATACCCCGGAAATGAAAGCTCTCCAGCAAATAAACATTGCCTTCCTACCAATGAATCTGCCTTATACGATGACACCCGAAATGGTCGCCGATGCGGCAAAGGCATTTAAGCCCAAAATCCTCTATCCATACCACTTCGGCAATACCGATACGTCGCAGATTCTGGAATTACTGAAGGATGAAAAGAACATCGAAGTGCGTATCAGGCAGATGCAATAA